Within the Candidatus Omnitrophota bacterium genome, the region AGGGGATGGGCTGTTGTGAAGCGGGCTTATGTTCTGGCCATTGACCAGGGCACCACCAGTTCCCGGGCCCTAATCTTTAGGGAAGACGGCAAGATTGCGGGGCAGGGTTCTGTGGAGCTGCCCCAGATCTTTCCCAAGCCCGGCTGGGTCTCTCATGATCCGGATCAATTGCTGGGTACCACACTGTCGGCGACCAAGCGCGCCTTGGCGTGTGCCGGGATTTCCGGCAAAGAATTAAGCTGTATCGGGGTCACCAATCAGCGCGAAACGACTTTGATATGGGATCGTAAGAGCTCCAAGCCCATTGCCCCGGCAGTGGTATGGCAATGCCGGCGCACCGCGGACCTGTGTGAAGCGCTCAAGAAGCAGGGGCTGGAGAAGACTGTCCGGCGGCGCACCGGGCTTAAGTTGGATGCGTACTTTTCAGGGACAAAGATTCGCTGGCTTTTAGACCATACGCGCGGCGCAGCGGATCGGGCCCGGCAGGGCAAACTCGCATTCGGCACTGTGGATTCTTGGTTGATTTGGTGCTTAACCGGCGCACAGGTGCACGCGACGGATTTTTCCAATGCCTCCCGCACGCTGCTTTTCAATATCCGAAAGCGTCGATGGGATCCGGATCTTCTCAAACAACTCAAAGTTCCCGGCAGCCTGTTGCCTGAAGTCCATGCCTCGGCCGCAGAATACGGCAGGACCGTGCGTTTAGGGCCCCTGCCGGCAGGTATTCCCATTACCGCAGTTGCAGGAGATCAACAAGCAGCGCTCTTTGGCCAGGGTTGTACGCGCCCGGGACAGATGAAGAATACCTATGGAACAGGGTGTTTCCTGGTGCTCCAAACCGGGGATCAATGCATCCAGAGCAGGCACGGTCTGTTGAGCACTTTGGCTTGCGGGCCTAAGGGCGAACCTACCTATGCCTTGGAAGGGAGCGTGTTTGTGTCCGGCGCTGCAGTCCAGTGGTTGCGCGACGGACTGAATCTGATCAAAGAGGCGCAGGAGACCGAGGCCATTGCATCCGGTATTCCGGACACAGGAGGCGTGTACTTAGTTCCTGCCTTTGTGGGATTGGGCGCGCCGTATTGGGATCAAGAAGCGCGTGCGGCTTTGGTCGGGATGACACGCGGGACCGGCCGGGCCGAGATTGTGCGTGCCGCTCTGGAGTCGATGGCTTACCAAACCGTGGATGTGGTCCAGGCCATGGCCCGGGATAGCGGATTGCGTTTTAAAGAATTGCGCGTGGACGGCGGAGCCTCCAGGAACAAGTTTCTCATGCAGTTTCAGGCAGACCTCTTGGGTCTGCCTGTCGTGTGTCCCTCAAGTGTGGAATTTACGGCCAAGGGAGTGGCTTTATTGGCCGGCATTCAGAACGGGATTTGGGAAGCGGGTACTGAGGTGTTTGAGCGCGCGGAGCCAAAGCCACAACGTTTTTTGCCGGGCATGAAACCTGCGGTGCGCTGTGCCCTTTATGCAGGATGGCAGGAGGCTGTGGGAAGGGTCCGAACGTGCGGACAGCCTTGAACTTGGGTTGGTGCGTGGTGCGCATCATGCTAAAATCCACGGTTGTGGGCATGTGACCTCCAACGGGGAAGAGTCGAAAGATACTGATGAAAAACAGCAAACTCATTGTTGTGTTCACATTATTGGGGGCTGGGTTTGCTTTCTTCTTTTGGACCAGCGGGTATTTTCGAATCTGGAAGGATGCTCCGCGCCCCCGATTTGAGGGATTCCTCAATCTGCAATCCAAGGCGATACCGGAATCCTGGGAGAAGACACAACTAGATACAATCTCCGTGATGCTTCCCAATGATTTTACAAAAATGACTTCACCTTCTGATACAGAGGGCATGGGCTCTGCGTATTTTATGAGCAGGAATAGGGGCTTGATTCTGCGCTTCGGGCCTCAGGCTCCGGGAGTACCCTTGGCCTTGACCTTGTCGACTACTTCAGCCGACCCCTTTACCTTCCACGAAGCCATTCTGAGAGCCCGTTGGGAGCCGTGGCTTCTGGAGCACCAAAGTCAGTTGGTGCTTGCTCATGCGCAGGGGAAGATGCTTTACCAAAGGCTCAAGGGAAAGGAGTGGAGGGGGCTCAAGGTCTGGAGTTCTTTGGGCGAGGGTTCTTTGCGTTATTCGATTTACAGCACCAAAAACACCCGCCGAAGCGCGGATGTGGAATGCGTTTCCTCTAATTGGAGTGCGCACACGGAATTATTGGATCAGATCGTCAGCACGATTCAATTGTAGTTGATCTGATCATCCGGATTGCGCGCGGTTCAGAGTCCGTGCAGTAGGAGCCAAGGAGGGGCCCATGGAAAAGGTCAGTATCCAGGGATATCTGAAGGAGCTGAATAAAGTCGCCGGCCGTAAACAGCGTTTGGGCCTCGTGGGCCCCAGGCTCGGGATGTTGATGATTCTCTGTTTTATGATTGTTCTGGTTCCTCTCTATGTTTTTGCCTGGTTCTTCAATAAATCCTATTTTTGGATCCGAAACCAGCCTTTTATCAATCCCAAACCTTTCTTCGCGTTTGACCGGCACAAGCTCGTTCATCTTACCCTGGTGGACAAACTTTGGTGTGAATACTGTGAGTGGGCCAATGGCACCTTGCACTGGAGTCTGGCCATTGCCAATGAACTCGAGAGACGATACTGCCCTATCCAGAACAAGTCGCCTGAAGAGTGCGAACGGGACAAGCTCTGGCGGCACCGGTTTCTGCATTATGACCACTCACCCCAGGATTTGAGGGACTATTACACGGAAAGATATCTGAACGAAGGCCCTGGTTCAGAACCAGATTCTCAATAACTCATTAAATCCGGAGGAGATCTATGTACGGCGCCTTTTCCGTTGTGATTGCAGTGCTCATGGTTCTTCTTGTCATCCTGCTAATTTTTCGTGAATTGGCCTGTTGGTATTGGAAGATCAACGAGAGTGTTTCTTTGCTGAGAAGTATTGACGCCAAATTGTCTGTACTATCGCCGGGCGCAGCCGCCGGGATACTCAAACCCGCTTCGGTCAACGCGATCCCGACGCAGACAGACAAAGCCGGGACCTTGGCAAAACCGGTGGTTCCGGACAGGCCGGCCGAGAGGGTGACCTGTCCCTTCTGTAAAGAACTCACCGCAAAGAACAAGGCGACTTGTGAGAACTGCGGGAATGTCCGATGAGCCAGGCTGCCCCGGTCCTGCTGATTATCGGGTTTGCCGTTTTAGTCTGGATCACTATCAAGGGATTGGGACGCAGCACCTTAGGCCCTCTCATGAAACTGGGTCTGGCGCTCATCGCAGCCTTGGTCTTCTTGGGTCTGTGTCTGTTTTCCTGCGCGAGCCAATATTGACAGGGGGTGTCCATGATTTGTCCGGTATGTAAAGGAGAGATCATTGAAGGGGCGATCGTGTGCAAGCACTGTGGCGCCAATCTGGGCCGGCTATCTGTACCCAAGAGATTCGTGATTCTTTCTCTGTGCCTGTTTCTTTTGGCGCCCCTGAGCCTGGCTTATTTTTTCTTGGGGTACCTCGATCGTGGATATTTGGCTTTGGTAGTCCCTTATCCCGTGGAGTGGAGTTTCCATGCAGCAGTGTTTGTCGTGCTTCCGGTGATCGTAGGTATGGCCCTTCTGAGGCTCAAGCGTTGGGTGTGGGGCCTGGGCATGACCTGGGTCATTTTGGCGGCTCTTGGAAATGTCCTGGCAATCCATATCATTCTGAAGACGCCTCCCTGGTACCCCACTCCGGAGAAATGGGGAATGATCCTTCCGTTGATGGGATATTTAGCCTTTCTCATTTTGTTTTCAACCCAGCTGAGGAGGAAACGCAGCTATTTGCGTTACTAGGGGCTGCTGGCTGGGCCGGAGCAGCTTGGAAATGATGAAACTCTGCGCAAAATAGTGCTTGGTGCCGAAGGTCATGTGTTTTATCATGTTTGGGAGATTGCCGACCAACCGGGGCCCGGACCTGGGCCGGCGCGCCGCTGAAGCACCGGTGGTTCAGCGGTCATTTTCTATCTTAAGTTGCGGGATGAAGTTGCGGGATAAGCGGAGGCTATGAAACGGGATTCCTTTGATTACGAGCAGGTCCTGGAATGCGCGGAAGGCCGCATGTTCGGCAAGGATTTTACGACCCTGCCTCTTCCTGGGATGTTACTCATCGACCGGATTCCGGAGGTGAACGATACAGGCGGCAAGTATAAGAAGGGGGAGGTCCGGGCCGAGCTGGATATGAAGCCTGATATGTGGTTTTTCAAGTGCCATTTTAAAGGAGATCCGGTGATGCCCGGGAGTCTGGGCTTGGATGCTCTGTGGCAATTGGTGGGTTTTTACCTGGCCTGGGTCGGGCATCGCGGCCGGGGCAGGGCTTTGGGTGTGAAAGGCGTCAAGTTCAGAGGGCAGATTTTGCCCTCAGCCCGTTTGGTGAGTTATCATGTGCACATTAAGCGGGTCATTGCCGGCAAGCTGACAATGGGTATTGCCGATGGGATCCTTTCCGTGGACGGCAGGGAAATTTACGCTGCCGAGGGAATGACCGTGGGACTCTTCACTTCAACCGAAGGTTTTTGAGGACAGATTATGAGACGAGTGGTGATTACAGGGATGGGCATCGTTTCTTGCCTGGGCAACAGCAAGGAGGCGGTCACTCAATCCCTGAAAGAGGGGAAATCGGGTATCCGGTTTGAGGAAGAATACAACAAGATGGGTTTGCGAAGCCAGGTGGCCGGCTGGCCGGATATTGACCTGGATGCATTGGTGGATCGAAAGCTCAAGAGATTTATGGGGGATGCCGCTGCTTACGCTTATGTGGCTATGCAGCAGGCAATCGAGGACTCGAGACTCTCTGAAGAGGAAGTCACGAGTCCGTCGGCAGGTGTGGTTGCCGGGTCCGGGGGCGCGAGCTCCGAGAATGTGGTTTGGGCTGCGGATACCTTGCGCGAAAAAGGGATCCGGCGCTTGGGCCCCTATGTGGTGCCCCGCACAATGAGCAGCACGGTTGCTGCGTGTCTTTCCACCTCCTTTAAGACCAAGGGTGTGGGCTTCAGCCTTTCTTCCGCTTGTGCCACGAGTGCGCACTGTATTGGCGTGGGCATGGAACAAATCCAATTGGGCAAACAGGAGATTGTCTTTGCCGGGGGAGCGGAAGAGGAACACTGGACCTTGGCCATGATGTTCGACAGCATGGGGGCATTGAGCACAAAATACAATGACACACCGGAGCGCGCCTCGCGTCCCTTTGATGCGGACCGGGATGGATTTATTATTGCCGGCGGCGCTGGGATCCTGGTTTTGGAAGAAAGAGAACGCGCGATCCGGCGCGGGGCCAAAATTTACGCTGAGCTGGTGGGTTACGGCGCTACATCGGACGGTTCTGATATGGTTCAGCCTTCGGGCGAAGGCGCGATTCGCTGCATGCGGCAGGCGATCGCGACAGTCAAGGGACCGATCGACTATATCAATGCGCACGGCACCTCCACTCCGGTCGGGGACATGAAAGAGATCGAGGCGCTAAGAGAAGTTTTCGGGGCCGAGGTTCCGCCTGTGAGCAGCACCAAGTCTTTAAACGGGCATTCCCTGGGGGCTGCCGGAGTTCATGAAGCCATCCATTCCCTCCTGATGATGGAGGAGAACTTTATTTCGGGTACGGCCAATGTGGAGAATCTGGATCCCCGGGCCGAAGGGGTTCCGATCGTGACACAGAGAAGAGATAACGTAAAGCTTACTCGCGTGCTGTCAAACAGCTTTGGATTTGGCGGCACCAATGCCTCCTTGGTGTTTGAACGCCCGTCCGAATAAGCCGGGGAGAATATGTGGACAATCGGTTGAAGTCTCGTAGTGTCTTTGGGATGGCTTTTGGATTTTTGCTGTTGAGCTTTTGCGTCATCGGCTTTTCCACTGCCAGTGCGGATCAGGGAGTAAACACGGAGGAAACACCGATGGCTGTCGCGGACGGTTCGGAAGTATCGATTGAGTACACCCTCAAGGTGGAAGGCCGGGTGATGGATACCTCAGTGGGTGCCGAGCCTCTCACCTATGTGCATGGCCGCGGAGAACTCATCCCCGGGCTGGAGCGGGAATTGCTGGGCATGCAGGAAGGGGAGAGCAAGCAGGTCCAAGTCTCTCCGGACGAGGGGTATGGCCAGGTGGACCCTGGGGCTTTTTTGGAGATCCAAAAGGACCAACTCGAACCGGGTTTGGAGGCGGAAGTGGGGATGTTGCTTTCGGGACAGGACGACAGCGGTCGGCCGTTTCATGCCCAGATTGCGGAAATAAGTGATGAGGCTCTGAAGCTGGATTTGAATCACCCGCTGGCGGGGAAGACGTTGGAATTCGAAGTCAAGGTCCTGAGTGTGACTCCGGGCGAATAAAGCGCCGAAGGCAAAGTCTTGGACGTAAGGTTTTATGAGGTCTTTGCGGAGGAGGAAGATACCCTAACACGGTGTCTTCCGAATTCCGTGAAGGCCTTTTTTTTTCCGTATCATTATGATTTATGACGTAGCTATTATCGGCGGGGGCATTGTGGGGCTTGCCGCAGCTCGCGCGCTTCTTCAACAAAAACCCTCCCTAAGACTTCTTCTGCTCGAAAAGGAATCCGCCTTAGCTCTGCACCAAAGCGGCCGCAACAGCGGGGTCCTGCATTCGGGCGTCTACTATAAGGAAGGGTCTTTGAAGGCACAGCTCTGTGTGAGCGGAGTGCGCCTGATGGAGAACTTCTGCGAGAAACATGGGTTGCAAATGGAACGCTGCGGAAAAGTCGTTGTCGCCACTTCGGCAGAAGAAATCCCGCGATTGGAAGCGCTGTACCAACGGGGCCGGGCCAACGGAATTGGCGAAATAGAGCTTATCGGCCCTGAGCGTTTGGCTGAAATCGAGCCCGAGGCGCGGGGAATCCGGGCCATCCACTTGCCGCGGGTGGGAGTTGTCAGTTTTTCCCAAATCGCGGAGGCTTTGGCTTCGGAGATTCAAAAGGCAGGGGGGGAGATCTCTCTTAACACCAAAGTGGAAACCTTGACCCGGCGAAGCCACGCATGGGTGATCTCCAGTGGGGAGCGGTCCATTGAGGCCCGGACTCTGGTTAATTGCGCAGGTCTTCACGCCAATCGTATGGGGAAATTCTCAGGAGACATGCCGCCGGTTTCAAGCATTCCTTTTAGAGGAGAGTACTACGAACTTCCGGTCACGCGCCGGGACCTTGTGCGCGGGCTCATCTATCCCGTGCCCGATCCCGCACTGCCTTTTCTGGGGGTGCACCTGACACGGACGGTGGACGGGAGGGTGCTTTTGGGGCCTAACGCCGTATTGGCCTGGAAGCGTGAAGGCTATCAGCGCTCCGATATCTCAGCCAAAGATCTGGCGCAGATGCTTGGGGACCGGACCTTCTGGAAAATGGCGGGCAAATACTGGAAAACGGGATTCACGGAAATGAAACGCTCCTGGAGCAAACGGGCGTTTTTGCGCGAGGCAAATAAGCTTGTGCCCGCTTTAGTCCTGGGAGATCTTCAGGCTTCTCCAGCCGGGGTGAGGGCCCAAGCCGTGGCTCCGGACGGCTCTTTGGTTCAGGATTTTGTCATCTCCCAGAGGAATAGGGCTTTGCAAGTGTACAATGCCCCTTCTCCCGCAGCGACAGCTTCTTTGGCCATTGCACAGGAGATCGCGCGCAAAGTGCTATAATCGGGGCGCGTCAAGAACGGCGGTCTTAAGTTGCGGAGGATCTCCATGAACTGTGCTTCCAGGTTGGTCCGGCTGGTCGTCATTCTTTCTGTGGTTGTGTTTTGTATTCCCGGTCTTGCCCCGGCCGAAGGAGAAGGGGATGAAAAGGTGCGTGAGTGCGCGGAAGTCTTGCGTGAAAGCCTGGAGATGCCCGAGGAAGGGATTCCCAGAGGGATTTTGTCCAACGCTTATGGGGTGGTGATCTTCCCTCAGCTTATCAAGGCCGGGTTTATGGTGGGCTTGAGGCACGGGAGCGGGGTCCTGTGCGTGCGGCGGGCGGAGGATCTCTGGAGCCCGCCGGTTTTTGTGTACCTCTCGGGCGGGAGTTTCGGCTGGCAAGCCGGGGTGGAAGCTGCGGATATTGTGTTGGTGCTCAAGAGCCCCAGCAGTGTGGCCCGCATGGCTGAGGAAAAACTGACTCTGGGAGCGGATGCTTCGGTGGCTGCCGGGCCTGTGGGAAGGCATGCGGAGGTGGGCGCGGATGTCCTGCTTCAGTCGGAGATTTTCGCCTATTCGCGTACCAAAGGACTTTTTGCCGGGGCAGCCTTGGAAGGGGCGGTGCTCCACCACAACGATGAGGCCAATGCGGTTTTTTACGGCCTGGATCCGGTCAGCGCTGAGGCGATTTTTGGGGGAGAGATCAAAGTGGTTCCGGAGTCTGCCCAGGAACTTATGCGCTTACTGGAGGAATACACGGAATGAAAGCTTCCGACCTTTTTGTCAAATGCCTGGAGGCCGAAGGCGTGAAGTATGTCTTTGGTGTACCGGGGGAAGAAAATCTGGATTTTCTGGAGTCTTTGCGCAGCTCTTCCATCCAACTTATTCTCTGCCGCCATGAGCAGGCGGGCGGGTTCATGGCTGCAACCCTCGGACGGCTCACAGGCCATGCCGGGGTTTGTCTGTCGACCTTAGGCCCTGGAGCAACCAACTTGGTGACCGCGGCCGCTTATGCCCAGCTCGGAGGCATGCCCATGGTCATGCTCACAGGGCAGAAGCCTGTCAAGACCTCCAAGCAAGGGCAGTTTCAGATTGTGGATGTGGTGGGCATGATGAAGCCTTTGACCAAATACACCCGTTCGATTGTCTCTGCCCACAATATTCCGTCCCGCGTCCGAGAGGTCTTTAGATTGGCTGAAGAGGAACGGCCCGGGGCCACGCATTTGGAGTTGCCCGAAGACATTGCCGCTGAAGAGAGCGATGAACCTGTGATCGAACCCCGTCGCATCCGCCGCCCGGTTGCGGAAGCAAAAGCAGTGGTCCAGGCCGCGTACCTGATTCAATCAGCCCGGTACCCTTTGCTGGTCATCGGCGCGGGCGCGAATCGTAAAATGACGTCCAAGACCCTGCGCCAACTGGTGGACAAAACCGGGTTCTATTTTTGTACGACTCAAATGGGCAAAGGGGTAATCGACGAACGGCATCCGCTTTTCCTGGGCACTTGCGCGCTTTCCGACGGAGACTACCTCCACTGTGCCTTGGACCGCGCGGACATGATTATCAATGTGGGACACGATGTGGTGGAAAAGCCGCCGTTCTTCATGAAGCCCGGAGGAACCCAGGTAGTCCACATCAATTTTTCCTCTGCGGAAGTCGACCCCGTGTATTTCCCCCAGTGTGAGGTGGTCGGCGATGTGGCCAACAGCCTGTGGCAATTATGCGAGGCGTTAACACCGCAGAAGCACTGGGACTTCAGCTATTACAAGAAAGTCAAAAAAGAGGTGGAGATCCATGTGGCGGAGGGAAGCGTTGACGAACGGTTTCCGTTGCTGCCGCAACGATTGGTTGCGGATGTGCGCGCAGTCATGCCGGATGACGGAATCCTCGCCTTGGATAACGGGATGTACAAAATTTGGTTTGCCCGCAATTACAAAGCTCATGAACCCAACACGGTTCTTCTGGACAATGCCTTGGCCAGTATGGGAGCGGGATTGCCCTCGGCCATGGCTGCGAAATTAGTCTATCCCGGACGCAAGGTGGTGGCGGTGTGCGGGGATGGCGGTTTTATGATGAACTCTCAGGAACTTGAGACAGCGGTCCGGCTGAATTTGGA harbors:
- the fabA gene encoding bifunctional 3-hydroxydecanoyl-ACP dehydratase/trans-2-decenoyl-ACP isomerase — translated: MKRDSFDYEQVLECAEGRMFGKDFTTLPLPGMLLIDRIPEVNDTGGKYKKGEVRAELDMKPDMWFFKCHFKGDPVMPGSLGLDALWQLVGFYLAWVGHRGRGRALGVKGVKFRGQILPSARLVSYHVHIKRVIAGKLTMGIADGILSVDGREIYAAEGMTVGLFTSTEGF
- the glpK gene encoding glycerol kinase GlpK, with protein sequence MKRAYVLAIDQGTTSSRALIFREDGKIAGQGSVELPQIFPKPGWVSHDPDQLLGTTLSATKRALACAGISGKELSCIGVTNQRETTLIWDRKSSKPIAPAVVWQCRRTADLCEALKKQGLEKTVRRRTGLKLDAYFSGTKIRWLLDHTRGAADRARQGKLAFGTVDSWLIWCLTGAQVHATDFSNASRTLLFNIRKRRWDPDLLKQLKVPGSLLPEVHASAAEYGRTVRLGPLPAGIPITAVAGDQQAALFGQGCTRPGQMKNTYGTGCFLVLQTGDQCIQSRHGLLSTLACGPKGEPTYALEGSVFVSGAAVQWLRDGLNLIKEAQETEAIASGIPDTGGVYLVPAFVGLGAPYWDQEARAALVGMTRGTGRAEIVRAALESMAYQTVDVVQAMARDSGLRFKELRVDGGASRNKFLMQFQADLLGLPVVCPSSVEFTAKGVALLAGIQNGIWEAGTEVFERAEPKPQRFLPGMKPAVRCALYAGWQEAVGRVRTCGQP
- a CDS encoding lipid-binding SYLF domain-containing protein is translated as MNCASRLVRLVVILSVVVFCIPGLAPAEGEGDEKVRECAEVLRESLEMPEEGIPRGILSNAYGVVIFPQLIKAGFMVGLRHGSGVLCVRRAEDLWSPPVFVYLSGGSFGWQAGVEAADIVLVLKSPSSVARMAEEKLTLGADASVAAGPVGRHAEVGADVLLQSEIFAYSRTKGLFAGAALEGAVLHHNDEANAVFYGLDPVSAEAIFGGEIKVVPESAQELMRLLEEYTE
- the fabB gene encoding beta-ketoacyl-ACP synthase I, which gives rise to MRRVVITGMGIVSCLGNSKEAVTQSLKEGKSGIRFEEEYNKMGLRSQVAGWPDIDLDALVDRKLKRFMGDAAAYAYVAMQQAIEDSRLSEEEVTSPSAGVVAGSGGASSENVVWAADTLREKGIRRLGPYVVPRTMSSTVAACLSTSFKTKGVGFSLSSACATSAHCIGVGMEQIQLGKQEIVFAGGAEEEHWTLAMMFDSMGALSTKYNDTPERASRPFDADRDGFIIAGGAGILVLEERERAIRRGAKIYAELVGYGATSDGSDMVQPSGEGAIRCMRQAIATVKGPIDYINAHGTSTPVGDMKEIEALREVFGAEVPPVSSTKSLNGHSLGAAGVHEAIHSLLMMEENFISGTANVENLDPRAEGVPIVTQRRDNVKLTRVLSNSFGFGGTNASLVFERPSE
- a CDS encoding acetolactate synthase large subunit, whose translation is MKASDLFVKCLEAEGVKYVFGVPGEENLDFLESLRSSSIQLILCRHEQAGGFMAATLGRLTGHAGVCLSTLGPGATNLVTAAAYAQLGGMPMVMLTGQKPVKTSKQGQFQIVDVVGMMKPLTKYTRSIVSAHNIPSRVREVFRLAEEERPGATHLELPEDIAAEESDEPVIEPRRIRRPVAEAKAVVQAAYLIQSARYPLLVIGAGANRKMTSKTLRQLVDKTGFYFCTTQMGKGVIDERHPLFLGTCALSDGDYLHCALDRADMIINVGHDVVEKPPFFMKPGGTQVVHINFSSAEVDPVYFPQCEVVGDVANSLWQLCEALTPQKHWDFSYYKKVKKEVEIHVAEGSVDERFPLLPQRLVADVRAVMPDDGILALDNGMYKIWFARNYKAHEPNTVLLDNALASMGAGLPSAMAAKLVYPGRKVVAVCGDGGFMMNSQELETAVRLNLDLTILILNDNGYGMIQWKQSGLGYTEWGLDFGNPDFVKYAQAYGAKGQRLHSAEELKPSLQKLLDSRGVSILEVPVDYSENVHTLTTVLKERTCSL
- a CDS encoding peptidylprolyl isomerase, whose protein sequence is MKSRSVFGMAFGFLLLSFCVIGFSTASADQGVNTEETPMAVADGSEVSIEYTLKVEGRVMDTSVGAEPLTYVHGRGELIPGLERELLGMQEGESKQVQVSPDEGYGQVDPGAFLEIQKDQLEPGLEAEVGMLLSGQDDSGRPFHAQIAEISDEALKLDLNHPLAGKTLEFEVKVLSVTPGE
- the lhgO gene encoding L-2-hydroxyglutarate oxidase translates to MIYDVAIIGGGIVGLAAARALLQQKPSLRLLLLEKESALALHQSGRNSGVLHSGVYYKEGSLKAQLCVSGVRLMENFCEKHGLQMERCGKVVVATSAEEIPRLEALYQRGRANGIGEIELIGPERLAEIEPEARGIRAIHLPRVGVVSFSQIAEALASEIQKAGGEISLNTKVETLTRRSHAWVISSGERSIEARTLVNCAGLHANRMGKFSGDMPPVSSIPFRGEYYELPVTRRDLVRGLIYPVPDPALPFLGVHLTRTVDGRVLLGPNAVLAWKREGYQRSDISAKDLAQMLGDRTFWKMAGKYWKTGFTEMKRSWSKRAFLREANKLVPALVLGDLQASPAGVRAQAVAPDGSLVQDFVISQRNRALQVYNAPSPAATASLAIAQEIARKVL